In Haloarcula salinisoli, one genomic interval encodes:
- a CDS encoding glutaredoxin family protein: MSFEPEQLSREEAHANVEEAIENNEVALFMKGTEMMPQCGYSRKALGLIGQYRDDVATVNVLTATEAYREKLAEYSGRETIPQTFVDGEFVGGSDILEQLDDNDDLAETLNA; this comes from the coding sequence ATGAGCTTCGAACCGGAGCAGCTCTCCCGCGAGGAGGCCCACGCGAACGTCGAGGAGGCTATCGAGAACAACGAGGTCGCCCTGTTCATGAAAGGGACCGAGATGATGCCCCAGTGTGGCTACTCCCGAAAGGCACTCGGCCTCATCGGACAGTACCGCGACGACGTAGCGACGGTGAACGTCCTGACGGCGACGGAGGCCTACCGCGAGAAACTGGCCGAATACAGCGGCCGCGAGACCATCCCCCAGACGTTCGTCGACGGGGAGTTCGTCGGCGGCAGCGACATTCTGGAACAGCTCGACGACAACGACGACCTGGCCGAGACGCTGAACGCGTAA
- a CDS encoding DUF5786 family protein, whose amino-acid sequence MGFGSYDESEQKDQDVDTDDSDGVAVHENEHDGDVSFEVEGSTSDLVDKLGEMKDEE is encoded by the coding sequence ATGGGTTTTGGTAGCTACGACGAGTCCGAGCAGAAAGACCAGGACGTAGATACTGACGACAGCGACGGCGTCGCTGTCCACGAGAACGAACACGACGGGGACGTCTCCTTCGAAGTCGAAGGGTCGACCAGCGACCTCGTCGACAAACTCGGCGAGATGAAAGACGAGGAGTAG
- a CDS encoding BolA/IbaG family iron-sulfur metabolism protein: MNADEVAALIEREIPDATATVTTPRDPDDDSHYAVDVVSPAFEGQSLVDQHQLVHDALGEHLTRDIHAIELTTSTPE, translated from the coding sequence ATGAACGCAGACGAAGTCGCAGCTCTCATCGAGCGGGAGATTCCGGACGCGACGGCGACAGTGACCACACCGCGTGACCCTGACGACGACAGCCATTACGCGGTCGATGTCGTCTCGCCGGCTTTCGAGGGACAGTCCCTGGTCGACCAGCACCAGCTCGTCCACGACGCGCTGGGCGAGCATCTCACCCGGGACATCCACGCTATCGAGTTGACCACCAGCACGCCGGAGTGA